A part of Pirellulaceae bacterium genomic DNA contains:
- the phoU gene encoding phosphate signaling complex protein PhoU has product MNIHFTRELATLQDRLMSMFCLVEQMINDATRSLCSRELNRVPQVKDLDKRVNAEEVLIEEECLKILSLYQPAGSDLRQIASILKINADLERIADLAGNIAERAVGLMEFPYFPVPDQLPVLARESTEMVRKALNAFVAQNVQLAKQVILDDASVDRLNREIIGELKSLMRTDGDYVEAALNCFSASKHFERIADHAENIAEDVIYMISGEIIRHKHGQFSLRDDCHAAP; this is encoded by the coding sequence ATGAACATCCATTTCACCCGCGAATTAGCAACGCTCCAAGATCGACTGATGTCCATGTTTTGCCTGGTCGAGCAGATGATCAATGATGCAACCCGATCGCTGTGCAGTCGTGAATTGAATCGAGTGCCACAAGTCAAGGACTTGGACAAACGCGTCAATGCAGAAGAAGTTCTGATCGAGGAGGAATGTTTGAAAATTCTTTCCCTCTATCAGCCGGCAGGCAGCGACCTGCGACAGATCGCGTCGATCCTCAAGATCAACGCCGACCTGGAACGCATTGCTGATCTGGCTGGAAATATCGCGGAGCGGGCTGTGGGCTTAATGGAATTTCCGTACTTTCCTGTACCGGATCAATTGCCGGTACTGGCGCGCGAGTCCACGGAGATGGTTCGTAAGGCTCTCAACGCTTTTGTGGCCCAGAATGTTCAGCTCGCCAAACAAGTCATCCTTGACGATGCCTCGGTGGATCGGCTGAATCGCGAGATCATCGGCGAGCTCAAATCGCTGATGCGTACAGACGGTGATTATGTCGAAGCCGCTCTCAATTGCTTCTCGGCCTCGAAGCATTTTGAACGCATTGCGGACCATGCCGAGAATATCGCTGAGGATGTGATCTACATGATCAGCGGCGAGATTATTCGCCACAAACATGGGCAGTTTTCACTTCGGGACGATTGTCATGCCGCGCCCTAA
- a CDS encoding PEP-CTERM sorting domain-containing protein (PEP-CTERM proteins occur, often in large numbers, in the proteomes of bacteria that also encode an exosortase, a predicted intramembrane cysteine proteinase. The presence of a PEP-CTERM domain at a protein's C-terminus predicts cleavage within the sorting domain, followed by covalent anchoring to some some component of the (usually Gram-negative) cell surface. Many PEP-CTERM proteins exhibit an unusual sequence composition that includes large numbers of potential glycosylation sites. Expression of one such protein has been shown restore the ability of a bacterium to form floc, a type of biofilm.), which produces MKPFFMASLVALAAAGSAQAAIITQWDFEGDTLTPNSGTGTAILTGGTTGTFATGNGGGRGWNTATYAAQSEDSGMRGVSFLTSTLGFENITVSLDHRASGTASRWARFEYTTDGGTSWTPHSNNAGSLSPHDTFYSFNIDLGALSAVENNPNFGFRVVSIFSPLAFDQNASLADFGPNTAYMRANAQASYTPGGGVGTGNYGGGGSGGTWRFDNVTISGTAVPEPSSIALLTLVTCSGTVIRFRRAF; this is translated from the coding sequence ATGAAGCCTTTTTTTATGGCGAGCTTGGTGGCGCTGGCTGCTGCGGGTTCCGCCCAGGCAGCGATCATTACCCAATGGGATTTTGAAGGCGATACGCTAACTCCCAATAGTGGCACCGGGACCGCGATACTTACCGGTGGAACTACCGGTACTTTTGCCACTGGAAATGGTGGAGGCAGAGGCTGGAATACAGCTACTTATGCAGCACAAAGCGAAGACAGTGGGATGCGCGGGGTCTCGTTCCTGACCAGCACATTGGGGTTTGAAAACATTACCGTCAGCCTAGATCATCGCGCCAGCGGCACCGCTTCGCGTTGGGCACGATTTGAATACACGACAGATGGTGGCACAAGCTGGACGCCCCATTCTAACAATGCTGGCTCATTGTCGCCTCACGATACCTTCTACAGTTTCAATATCGACTTGGGTGCTCTGTCTGCGGTCGAGAATAATCCGAACTTTGGGTTTCGAGTGGTGTCAATCTTTTCGCCACTTGCTTTCGATCAAAACGCCTCGCTGGCAGACTTTGGGCCCAATACGGCCTACATGCGCGCTAATGCTCAGGCTTCGTATACGCCAGGCGGAGGAGTTGGAACCGGTAATTACGGTGGAGGTGGTTCTGGCGGTACTTGGCGATTTGACAACGTGACGATTAGTGGAACCGCTGTTCCCGAACCAAGCTCCATAGCGCTACTGACGCTGGTGACGTGCAGTGGAACTGTGATCCGCTTTCGTCGAGCGTTCTAA
- a CDS encoding phosphoadenylyl-sulfate reductase, translated as MALPHRQNDPASSATTQQAGAPVQLRVLTPADFADQSDSTGSYPVLPEPAVATPEVLEELAVHSQQLEQAEPQEILRWAVQRYAPKFTMATAFGPEGMVLIHLLAKIDPATPIFNLDTGYQFAETLELREEVKRRYGIEVELKRPRLSVQEFESLNGGPVYTHDPNRCCAERKISVLREAAIGFDAWASAIRRDQSPDRARAPIVGWDKKFGLVKVSPLANWTKKQVWSLIAKENIPYNPLHDQGFTSIGCQPCTRSVLPGEDERAGRWSGFAKTECGLHTAD; from the coding sequence ATGGCACTACCCCACAGACAAAACGACCCGGCATCTTCAGCCACAACTCAGCAAGCTGGGGCACCTGTTCAACTGCGGGTACTGACCCCGGCTGATTTTGCCGACCAGAGTGATTCGACTGGCAGCTATCCTGTGTTGCCAGAGCCGGCGGTTGCTACGCCCGAGGTGCTGGAAGAGTTGGCTGTGCACAGTCAACAGCTGGAACAGGCTGAGCCCCAAGAGATTTTGCGCTGGGCCGTACAGCGCTATGCGCCCAAGTTCACCATGGCTACGGCCTTTGGTCCCGAAGGTATGGTGTTGATTCATCTGTTAGCCAAAATCGACCCGGCCACCCCGATTTTCAATTTGGATACGGGCTATCAATTTGCAGAGACCTTGGAGTTGCGTGAAGAGGTCAAGCGTCGCTACGGTATCGAAGTAGAGCTAAAACGCCCCAGACTAAGCGTTCAGGAATTTGAAAGCCTGAACGGTGGTCCGGTTTACACCCATGATCCAAATCGATGCTGCGCCGAGCGAAAGATCAGTGTCCTGCGCGAAGCAGCGATTGGATTTGATGCTTGGGCCAGTGCTATTCGGCGGGATCAAAGTCCTGATCGTGCGCGAGCACCCATCGTAGGATGGGATAAAAAATTCGGGTTGGTCAAAGTTAGCCCCTTGGCCAATTGGACGAAGAAGCAAGTATGGAGTCTGATTGCCAAGGAAAATATTCCGTATAACCCACTGCATGATCAGGGGTTTACCAGTATTGGTTGCCAACCGTGTACGCGAAGCGTGTTGCCCGGCGAAGACGAGAGAGCTGGTCGCTGGAGTGGATTCGCTAAGACCGAATGTGGACTACACACTGCGGACTAA
- a CDS encoding MMPL family transporter: protein MDAQQLPSDSDLSASTADNPRNRADDNFDVSPGLLAGVSQLIRFRWLLLIGSLLLGGLALPYSLSLQFDRSLERLFHQSDPRLTNYLESKEIFGAQETCVVAYSDPDLISVDGLDRLEQFSKQLADVPGVDSIMSLAGMRRPSAPLSDVSLKEVLASGAATADDLRKELIGSDLYLNRLISPDGQTTAVVVTLKLLEDTDQPRAQTIKRLREIADQYPGEALVAGGPVLVDDVFSHLENDGQKLGIYSTLVMTLVIAIMFRNLRWMFMPLIVVHLALIWTKASMVIAGMKLSMVSSPLVALVTVIGVGTVVHFAIRYREYRSWLDPQAAMRGTLAHVGPATAWTILTTMGGFFSLMVSRIVPVQSFGLMMGIGTLFVLVAILGVISGAVLIGGGSSDPQRAPGEKKAAVLLQWLNRAVERYPWLFATVGLVMLGFLTIGTTRLESATDFTDNFHEDSPIVQSYKFISERLGATGGFDLIIDGPSASDPKFDDFIEQVRQIQRELLQVEGVLGSMSLTDLFAFMQNKNGPQPTNLSERFAQAAIANLAPRYLLGQIDKREPGLVSGFWNKDRNVLRISVLTGDLEGNQAKIDRLNAVEAIGLKYFPGARSAGSEILIMFLVSSMLSDQWITFGVAVLLIFVMLSLSFRSPVLGVLALIPNASPILIVIGSMGWLGLKMNMATAMLASVSMGLAVDFSIHYLYRFRHELKSGADFNTAIGQAHGSVGLAIMLANLALIAGFMVLTLSNFVPTVQFGYLVTIVMLGGLAANLVVLPILLRALYRIWPSAVGP, encoded by the coding sequence ATGGATGCTCAGCAACTTCCCAGCGACAGCGACCTTTCCGCTTCTACTGCCGACAACCCGCGCAACCGCGCTGATGACAATTTTGATGTGTCGCCTGGACTTCTGGCTGGCGTGAGCCAACTGATTCGGTTTCGCTGGCTGCTGTTGATCGGCAGCCTGCTTTTGGGCGGGCTAGCGCTGCCTTATTCGCTGTCCTTGCAATTTGACCGCAGTCTGGAACGCCTGTTCCATCAGTCCGATCCCCGCTTAACCAATTACCTGGAATCGAAGGAAATCTTCGGGGCTCAAGAGACCTGTGTGGTCGCCTATTCAGACCCGGACCTGATCAGCGTCGACGGCTTGGATAGACTAGAGCAGTTCTCCAAACAACTCGCGGATGTTCCGGGTGTAGATAGCATCATGAGTCTGGCGGGCATGAGACGCCCATCGGCGCCACTTAGCGATGTATCGCTGAAGGAGGTGCTGGCTAGCGGTGCCGCCACCGCCGATGACTTGCGCAAAGAATTGATTGGCAGCGATCTGTACCTGAATCGACTGATCTCGCCCGACGGTCAGACGACGGCTGTTGTTGTAACGCTCAAGCTATTGGAGGATACCGATCAACCGCGTGCCCAGACGATCAAGCGACTGCGTGAGATTGCCGACCAATATCCTGGTGAAGCTCTGGTGGCTGGTGGTCCGGTGCTGGTAGATGATGTCTTCAGCCACCTGGAAAACGACGGTCAGAAGCTAGGCATCTACTCGACGTTGGTGATGACGCTGGTGATTGCCATCATGTTTCGCAATCTGCGCTGGATGTTCATGCCGCTGATCGTAGTGCACCTCGCACTCATTTGGACCAAAGCCTCGATGGTCATCGCTGGTATGAAGCTGAGTATGGTTAGTTCGCCACTGGTGGCTTTGGTAACGGTGATTGGCGTAGGGACCGTTGTTCACTTTGCCATTCGCTATCGCGAGTATCGGTCGTGGCTTGATCCACAGGCCGCCATGCGCGGAACATTGGCTCATGTGGGCCCCGCTACTGCATGGACCATTCTGACCACCATGGGCGGATTCTTTTCGTTGATGGTCAGTCGCATCGTGCCGGTACAAAGTTTTGGGTTGATGATGGGGATCGGCACGCTGTTCGTGTTAGTGGCCATTCTAGGAGTAATCTCTGGCGCCGTATTGATTGGCGGCGGGTCCAGCGATCCGCAACGGGCACCTGGAGAGAAAAAAGCCGCCGTGCTGCTGCAATGGTTGAATCGGGCCGTCGAACGTTACCCTTGGCTGTTTGCCACAGTCGGTCTGGTGATGCTTGGGTTCTTGACGATTGGCACGACACGTCTGGAATCGGCTACAGACTTTACCGACAATTTTCACGAAGATAGCCCTATCGTACAGTCCTATAAGTTTATTTCTGAACGACTGGGGGCTACCGGAGGATTCGACTTGATCATTGACGGTCCGAGCGCCAGCGATCCCAAGTTTGATGATTTTATTGAACAGGTCCGTCAGATTCAGCGCGAGCTGTTGCAGGTCGAGGGCGTGTTGGGCTCAATGTCACTCACCGATCTGTTCGCATTTATGCAGAACAAGAATGGTCCTCAGCCGACCAACCTGTCGGAGCGCTTTGCGCAAGCGGCCATCGCGAATCTAGCTCCTCGATACCTGCTCGGCCAAATCGACAAACGAGAGCCTGGTCTGGTATCCGGCTTTTGGAATAAAGATCGCAACGTGCTGCGAATCTCGGTTCTAACCGGTGACCTGGAAGGCAATCAGGCCAAGATCGACCGACTGAATGCTGTGGAGGCGATCGGCCTCAAATATTTCCCTGGCGCTCGATCGGCCGGGTCCGAAATTTTGATCATGTTCTTGGTCAGCAGCATGTTGTCCGATCAATGGATTACGTTTGGGGTCGCCGTGTTGTTGATTTTTGTCATGCTTAGCCTGTCTTTCCGCAGTCCTGTACTGGGTGTTTTGGCCCTGATTCCGAATGCCTCGCCAATCTTAATTGTCATTGGTAGCATGGGCTGGTTGGGACTGAAGATGAATATGGCCACCGCCATGTTGGCCAGCGTCTCCATGGGACTAGCGGTGGATTTCAGCATTCACTACCTGTATCGCTTCCGTCATGAACTTAAGTCAGGCGCGGACTTCAACACTGCCATTGGCCAGGCGCACGGTTCCGTGGGGCTGGCAATCATGCTGGCCAATTTGGCGCTGATCGCCGGGTTCATGGTGCTAACCCTGTCAAACTTTGTGCCAACAGTGCAATTCGGATATCTGGTGACCATCGTCATGTTGGGCGGACTGGCAGCCAATCTAGTCGTCCTGCCCATTCTGCTACGCGCCTTGTACCGCATCTGGCCCAGCGCGGTCGGGCCATAA
- a CDS encoding histidine phosphatase family protein, whose translation MSHILLIRHAQSANNALPMEQRVCDPGLTPLGYQQAQAIARSLAGYPLRKLYCSPFLRSLETTRLIAEATGLVAEIRSDLFEEGGCYSGYLDHEKRGEQGMGRDELLQRYPEWNVDPRIGQQGWWGRPFESKSDAQRRALSVRHWLESSIVEPGSHVDALVIHADFKRLLLIELLGQAWSEAQHQQFGSLINTGLSSLEFCCGTWIMHSFNSGSHLKHHHLSS comes from the coding sequence ATGTCGCACATTCTATTGATTCGTCATGCTCAATCCGCCAACAACGCTCTGCCGATGGAGCAACGTGTGTGCGATCCTGGCTTGACACCGCTGGGTTATCAACAGGCGCAGGCCATCGCGCGTTCTCTGGCCGGCTACCCGCTGCGCAAATTGTACTGCAGCCCATTCCTCAGATCGCTGGAGACTACCAGACTGATTGCCGAAGCGACCGGCTTGGTGGCCGAAATTCGCAGCGACCTGTTTGAAGAGGGCGGGTGCTACAGCGGTTACCTGGACCACGAGAAACGCGGAGAACAGGGTATGGGCCGAGATGAACTCTTGCAGCGGTACCCTGAATGGAATGTGGATCCGCGCATCGGCCAGCAGGGTTGGTGGGGTAGACCGTTTGAATCGAAATCCGACGCACAGCGGCGCGCCCTGTCGGTGCGGCACTGGTTGGAGTCCAGCATTGTCGAACCGGGATCGCACGTGGATGCGCTGGTGATCCATGCCGATTTCAAACGGCTGCTATTGATTGAATTATTAGGTCAGGCATGGTCCGAAGCCCAGCATCAACAGTTCGGTTCGCTGATCAATACCGGCCTATCGAGCCTAGAGTTCTGCTGTGGAACGTGGATTATGCACTCCTTCAACTCCGGCAGCCACCTTAAGCATCACCATTTGAGTTCGTAG
- a CDS encoding PAS domain-containing protein: MAKAEESKSANGPTSTTQAVLAIAAPQSAEELIDSERRIQQLSRQLAENQQRFEAVLSGMVEGVIAVDEQCKVLFLNQAARTILTIDLPDVIGKPLIGLVRYEAVLKATREALATNRTIQATFQTHERNRRDVQLRVAPMAGQPSPGMTLVFHDVTQLHRLETIRRDFVANVSHELKTPLSSIKAYAETLLMGAIDKSPDNRNFVRQIEQQAETLSHQIHDLLQLARIESGRQAFKAQSVDLLQAATQSVMRHSEEARRKAVQLSVNGQSPADQRCMVWIDQEALRTILDNLVSNALRYSHHHGTGRRQATVHLQVTFSDSQAMVQVIDNGIGIAPEHHGRIFERFFRVDPARSREMGGTGLGLSIVKHLVRSFDGRIELQSKPGLGSTFTVVLPRFYEQFDSPLAKT; encoded by the coding sequence ATGGCTAAAGCAGAAGAGTCAAAATCCGCTAATGGACCGACGTCCACAACGCAGGCCGTGTTGGCAATTGCAGCGCCTCAGAGTGCCGAGGAATTGATCGACAGTGAACGGCGGATCCAACAGCTTTCGCGCCAATTGGCTGAGAACCAACAGCGGTTCGAAGCGGTGCTCAGCGGCATGGTCGAAGGCGTCATCGCTGTTGACGAACAGTGCAAGGTTCTGTTTCTAAATCAAGCAGCGCGAACGATTCTGACCATCGACCTACCCGACGTCATTGGCAAGCCACTCATCGGCCTAGTGCGCTATGAGGCGGTTCTGAAAGCGACTCGCGAAGCCTTGGCCACAAACCGTACTATACAGGCAACCTTTCAAACTCACGAGCGTAATCGTCGCGACGTTCAGCTACGGGTTGCTCCCATGGCCGGTCAGCCATCGCCGGGCATGACACTGGTGTTTCACGATGTCACCCAACTTCATCGACTGGAAACCATTCGTCGAGACTTTGTGGCGAACGTTTCGCATGAACTTAAGACACCACTCTCGTCGATCAAAGCCTACGCCGAAACGCTCTTGATGGGAGCTATCGACAAGTCGCCCGATAACCGCAATTTTGTGCGTCAGATTGAGCAGCAAGCCGAGACATTAAGCCACCAGATCCATGATCTACTGCAATTGGCACGTATCGAATCAGGCCGGCAAGCCTTTAAGGCTCAGTCGGTCGATTTGCTGCAAGCCGCCACCCAGAGCGTCATGCGACATTCAGAGGAGGCTCGACGCAAGGCGGTTCAGCTGTCGGTTAACGGTCAGTCGCCCGCTGACCAGCGATGTATGGTCTGGATAGACCAAGAAGCACTGCGCACCATCCTGGACAATTTGGTAAGCAATGCCTTACGCTACAGCCATCATCATGGCACAGGACGCCGGCAAGCGACCGTACATTTGCAGGTGACTTTCAGCGATTCTCAGGCAATGGTTCAGGTGATCGACAACGGAATCGGAATTGCGCCTGAGCATCACGGCAGAATTTTTGAGCGATTCTTTCGCGTTGATCCGGCCAGGTCTCGCGAAATGGGCGGAACGGGTCTGGGCTTGTCTATCGTCAAACATCTAGTCCGCTCATTCGATGGTCGTATCGAATTGCAAAGCAAGCCGGGATTGGGTAGCACCTTCACCGTCGTCTTACCTCGGTTCTATGAACAATTTGACTCACCCCTTGCAAAAACTTAG
- a CDS encoding response regulator transcription factor, whose protein sequence is MPRPKILIVEDDRAIADVLIYNLQALEYEVSHASNGPEGLELAQRNLPDVVILDVMLPGIDGLEVCRRLKSAPEIQLTKILMLTAKGEEGDQLVGFNVGADDYVVKPFSVRILMERIKALLRRVGQDEPIGDEGVIICGPIKIDRLKHRVQVNGEAVELTASEFRLLDSLISQPGRVFDRQELIELALGSDSLVLERTVDVHVRSIRKKLGALAECIETVRGVGYRFYEPDRQA, encoded by the coding sequence ATGCCGCGCCCTAAAATCTTGATCGTCGAAGATGATCGGGCTATTGCAGATGTCTTGATTTATAATCTGCAAGCCCTCGAATATGAAGTCTCACATGCGTCCAACGGCCCAGAGGGTTTGGAGCTGGCCCAGCGAAATCTACCCGATGTGGTCATCCTGGATGTGATGCTGCCAGGCATCGATGGGCTGGAGGTTTGTAGACGCCTGAAGTCTGCTCCAGAGATTCAATTGACCAAAATTCTGATGCTCACCGCGAAGGGAGAAGAGGGCGATCAGCTGGTCGGATTTAATGTTGGTGCAGACGATTACGTGGTTAAACCGTTCAGCGTTAGAATTCTGATGGAACGCATCAAGGCTTTGCTGCGACGGGTTGGCCAGGACGAGCCAATTGGTGATGAGGGAGTTATCATCTGCGGACCAATAAAGATCGATCGGCTGAAGCATCGGGTGCAGGTCAATGGCGAGGCTGTTGAGCTAACCGCCTCTGAATTCCGCTTGCTGGACAGCTTGATCAGCCAACCGGGCCGCGTGTTTGATCGGCAAGAGTTGATCGAATTGGCGCTGGGTAGCGACTCGCTGGTACTCGAACGGACTGTCGACGTCCACGTTCGCTCAATTCGCAAGAAGCTGGGAGCGCTCGCCGAGTGCATCGAAACCGTGCGCGGGGTAGGTTACAGATTCTACGAACCTGATCGCCAGGCCTGA
- the fba gene encoding fructose-bisphosphate aldolase class II (catalyzes the reversible aldol condensation of dihydroxyacetonephosphate and glyceraldehyde 3-phosphate in the Calvin cycle, glycolysis, and/or gluconeogenesis) yields MPLVPLRVVLDHAAENNYGVAAFNVNNMEQIQAIMEAAVETDSPVIIQASRGARAYSQDLYLRNLMRAAAELHPHLPIVMHLDHGNSVATCVSAIDNEFTSVMMDGSLEEDGKTPASYDYNVKVTSEVVRIAHARGVSVEGELGCLGSLESGEGEQEDGHGATGQLSHDQLLTDPDQAAEFVEATGVDALAVAIGTSHGAYKFTRKPDGEVLAMSRIEEIHARLPNTHLVMHGSSSVPQELQDMINKYGGKMKQTYGVPVEEIQRGIKSGVRKINVDTDNRMAMTAAIRQVLMESPDKFDPRDYLKPARAAMKKVCVARMVAFGQAGHGASLRRQLEQPV; encoded by the coding sequence ATGCCGCTAGTGCCGCTGCGCGTTGTATTGGATCATGCTGCTGAAAACAACTACGGTGTAGCTGCGTTTAATGTGAATAACATGGAGCAGATTCAGGCGATCATGGAGGCGGCTGTCGAGACGGATTCGCCGGTGATCATTCAAGCTTCGCGAGGCGCACGGGCCTACTCACAGGATCTGTATTTGCGCAATTTGATGCGGGCTGCAGCAGAACTGCACCCGCACCTGCCGATCGTGATGCATTTGGATCACGGCAATAGCGTGGCCACTTGTGTTAGCGCCATCGACAATGAATTTACCTCGGTGATGATGGACGGTTCCCTCGAAGAGGACGGCAAGACCCCTGCCAGCTACGACTACAACGTCAAGGTCACCAGCGAAGTCGTTCGCATCGCCCATGCTCGTGGCGTATCGGTGGAAGGCGAATTGGGCTGCCTCGGTTCGCTAGAATCTGGTGAAGGTGAACAGGAAGACGGTCACGGTGCAACCGGTCAATTGTCGCATGACCAACTACTGACTGATCCAGATCAAGCGGCTGAATTCGTGGAAGCCACGGGAGTCGACGCCTTGGCCGTTGCCATCGGAACCAGCCATGGTGCTTACAAATTCACTCGCAAGCCGGACGGTGAAGTGTTGGCCATGAGCCGCATTGAAGAGATTCATGCGCGTCTGCCCAATACGCACCTGGTCATGCACGGTAGTTCCTCGGTTCCGCAAGAGCTGCAGGATATGATCAACAAGTACGGCGGAAAAATGAAGCAAACCTATGGCGTACCAGTCGAGGAAATACAGCGCGGCATCAAGAGCGGCGTACGCAAGATCAACGTTGACACAGACAATCGCATGGCCATGACCGCAGCCATTCGCCAGGTACTGATGGAAAGCCCCGACAAGTTTGATCCACGTGACTACCTGAAGCCAGCTCGAGCTGCAATGAAAAAAGTGTGCGTCGCCCGCATGGTCGCCTTTGGCCAAGCCGGCCACGGTGCCAGCCTCCGCCGCCAACTTGAACAGCCGGTTTAG
- a CDS encoding Rrf2 family transcriptional regulator: MQLPIKSHYATLAMLSLAVRYQSGQLLTARTISDQQRIPSQFLGQILQQLRTAGLIVSVRGSAGGFRLAKPPDQISLAAIVDAVCFSPSFVADFGQTDGGQWNAVAQVVAEVWQELDELQTRFLHSQTLAQLAQRLTPDAVAMFYI, translated from the coding sequence ATGCAGCTCCCGATCAAATCTCATTATGCAACGCTAGCCATGCTGTCGCTGGCGGTTCGCTATCAATCGGGTCAATTGCTCACCGCACGCACCATTTCCGATCAACAGCGAATTCCCAGTCAATTCCTAGGCCAAATTCTGCAACAACTCCGCACCGCCGGACTAATTGTCAGCGTCCGAGGTTCTGCTGGTGGCTTTCGACTCGCCAAGCCTCCAGATCAGATTTCACTGGCTGCAATTGTTGATGCTGTGTGCTTTAGTCCCTCGTTCGTTGCGGATTTTGGTCAGACGGACGGTGGCCAGTGGAATGCCGTCGCCCAAGTAGTCGCCGAAGTTTGGCAAGAGTTGGACGAACTGCAAACTCGTTTCTTGCACAGTCAAACTTTAGCTCAACTGGCTCAAAGGCTGACCCCTGATGCGGTGGCCATGTTCTACATCTAA
- a CDS encoding NAD-dependent malic enzyme, whose amino-acid sequence MTRQGSPNASFSVTLRVKIRNKPGKLGELTTAIGKAGGDIEGIDIVSVGRDHLVRDLTVNASSESHDQEIVAAASSVEGVEVLHVSDRTFLMHLGGKIQVVSKVPLKTRSDLSMAYTPGVARVCSAIHQDPEKVFSLTIKKNTVAVVTDGTAVLGLGDIGPAAAMPVMEGKAQLFKEFGGVDAFPICLNTKDPDQIVQTVKNIAVGFGGINLEDISAPRCFEIEERLQAELDIPVFHDDQHGTAVVVLAALINALRVVGKKIEDVKVVVNGIGAAGVACSKIVMQAGVHNLVGCDQTGALYSGRTEHMNSVKKWFSENTNPQRETGSVHDVLAGADVFLGLSGPDVLKVEDLQRMANHPIVFAMANPVPEIMPELAAGHVAVMATGRSDYPNQINNVLCFPGIFRGAINCRASRINQEMKLAAAKAIAEIIGENELHADYIVPSVFDRRVGEAVAAAVESAAYASGVARRQRLAD is encoded by the coding sequence ATGACTCGTCAAGGTTCTCCCAACGCCAGCTTCAGTGTCACACTTCGCGTCAAAATCCGAAATAAACCGGGCAAGCTAGGTGAATTAACGACGGCGATTGGCAAGGCAGGTGGCGACATCGAAGGCATTGATATCGTCAGTGTCGGTCGCGATCATTTGGTTCGCGACTTAACGGTTAATGCCTCCAGCGAGTCCCACGATCAAGAGATTGTAGCGGCTGCCAGCAGCGTCGAGGGTGTTGAAGTTCTACATGTCAGCGATCGCACATTTTTGATGCACTTGGGCGGCAAGATACAAGTGGTCTCCAAAGTTCCGCTGAAAACCCGCTCGGACCTGTCAATGGCTTACACGCCTGGTGTGGCTCGCGTATGCAGCGCAATTCATCAAGATCCCGAGAAGGTCTTTAGCCTGACCATCAAGAAGAATACCGTGGCTGTGGTTACTGACGGCACCGCCGTGTTGGGACTCGGCGACATTGGTCCTGCCGCCGCCATGCCGGTGATGGAAGGAAAAGCTCAGTTGTTCAAGGAGTTCGGCGGAGTCGACGCCTTTCCGATCTGTCTGAATACTAAAGATCCAGACCAGATTGTGCAAACGGTCAAGAATATCGCAGTCGGTTTTGGAGGAATCAATCTGGAAGACATCTCAGCGCCTCGTTGCTTTGAAATTGAAGAACGCTTGCAGGCCGAGCTGGATATACCGGTGTTTCACGACGACCAGCACGGCACGGCTGTCGTAGTCTTGGCAGCGCTGATCAACGCTCTACGCGTGGTCGGCAAGAAGATTGAAGATGTCAAAGTCGTGGTCAATGGCATTGGAGCTGCCGGAGTTGCGTGCTCGAAAATCGTCATGCAGGCCGGCGTTCACAATTTGGTTGGTTGTGACCAGACCGGCGCGCTCTATTCAGGGCGAACTGAGCATATGAACTCGGTTAAAAAGTGGTTTTCTGAGAATACCAACCCCCAACGGGAAACTGGGAGCGTTCACGATGTACTGGCCGGTGCCGACGTATTTTTGGGCTTGTCCGGTCCCGATGTACTCAAGGTTGAGGACTTGCAGCGGATGGCCAACCACCCGATCGTGTTCGCGATGGCTAATCCGGTACCTGAAATCATGCCCGAACTTGCAGCCGGCCATGTTGCCGTGATGGCCACCGGTCGGTCCGACTATCCCAATCAGATCAACAACGTGCTGTGTTTTCCGGGAATCTTTCGTGGTGCCATCAACTGTCGCGCTTCAAGGATCAATCAGGAAATGAAATTGGCGGCCGCCAAAGCCATTGCAGAGATTATTGGCGAAAATGAGCTGCACGCTGACTACATTGTGCCATCGGTGTTTGATCGTCGCGTGGGCGAAGCGGTTGCCGCTGCGGTTGAGTCCGCCGCCTATGCCAGCGGAGTCGCTCGCCGGCAACGTTTGGCTGACTAA